From the genome of Cognaticolwellia beringensis, one region includes:
- the ccoS gene encoding cbb3-type cytochrome oxidase assembly protein CcoS has translation MSIIYVLIPIAVLLTSIGIYLFFWAVKTEQFDDLEKQGMSILFDDENDKISQDKSHSASLKVTQLKDHELKDNQQNERNKPKGQVNNPVDK, from the coding sequence ATGAGCATAATTTACGTGTTAATTCCCATTGCAGTCTTACTTACTTCTATCGGTATTTATCTCTTTTTTTGGGCAGTAAAAACCGAGCAATTTGATGACTTAGAAAAGCAAGGCATGAGCATTTTATTTGATGATGAAAACGACAAAATCAGTCAGGATAAAAGTCACAGTGCTTCGCTTAAAGTTACACAATTGAAAGACCATGAGTTGAAAGACAATCAACAAAATGAGCGCAATAAGCCTAAAGGTCAAGTCAATAATCCGGTCGATAAATAA
- a CDS encoding heavy metal translocating P-type ATPase encodes MSKACFHCGEPVPNGINLLTNIESINQPMCCIGCQAVAQTIVDNGLTDYYRFRSAPAQKGEVLIPEQLQRNEILDDESLQNEFAYYHDGFKETILTIDGISCSACAWLIEMQVSKLDGINKITVNATTQRATVQWQESQVKLSEILSLIDKIGYHGLPFKASSAEKINKKQAKSFIKRLGISGILMMQVMMIAFGLYFGAFSDMAEHNVIYLRWASFFLTLPIVTYGAYPFYKSAFFSLKARQLSMDVPVSIAIILAFLASCWATFTQQGEVYFESVSMFTFLILIGKFLEFRARSRAADVSANLLKLMPMTATKIEQGVERFISANHLKADDIILIKPGETIPADSEIITGTSQINEAMLSGEQLPLKKTTLDNIFAGTINGDSNLTAKVKHNNQESFLSQLIRLSENAQSHKPKLAKLSDKIAQYFVALILIVTIMTAIYWMQHAPAEAFWITLSVLVVTCPCALSLATPTALTCATTRLNREGIMIKSAHVLETMPEIDAMAFDKTGTLTTGEFSLVKVKTYGDFSAENTLEGQQQVLAIAAALEAHSAHPLAKAFSPYRDFNQTTTQVVVAPGAGISGEVNNQHYRIGKSSWLLDDNQNTAYSAQCVLMQGETLVAEFYLHDGLRNDAKPLIEFLHQQDIETTMLSGDNLQGCNKLQSILQLKSVQANLSAQDKVNAIKQQQATHTVAMIGDGVNDSPVLGAAHLSIAMGSGTDIAKNGADVILLNNKLKGVQTLRQVSVRTARIIKQNYLWAFGYNAIVLPLAVTGHIAPYMAVIGMSASSILVVSNSLRLLKK; translated from the coding sequence ATGAGCAAAGCTTGTTTTCATTGTGGCGAGCCAGTCCCCAATGGTATTAATTTATTAACAAATATTGAAAGTATTAATCAACCTATGTGCTGCATAGGTTGCCAGGCCGTAGCACAAACTATTGTCGATAATGGCTTAACTGACTATTACCGCTTTCGCAGTGCGCCAGCACAAAAAGGTGAAGTATTAATCCCTGAACAGCTGCAGCGTAATGAAATACTTGATGATGAAAGCTTACAAAATGAGTTTGCCTATTATCATGATGGCTTCAAAGAAACAATTTTAACCATTGACGGTATAAGCTGCTCAGCTTGTGCGTGGCTAATAGAAATGCAAGTTAGCAAACTCGATGGCATTAATAAGATCACGGTTAATGCTACAACACAAAGAGCGACCGTACAGTGGCAAGAAAGCCAAGTAAAACTGAGTGAGATACTCAGTTTAATCGATAAAATTGGCTATCACGGTCTGCCATTTAAGGCCAGTAGCGCCGAAAAAATCAATAAAAAACAAGCAAAAAGCTTTATAAAACGCTTAGGGATTTCCGGCATCTTAATGATGCAAGTCATGATGATCGCCTTTGGTTTATATTTTGGCGCTTTCTCAGATATGGCCGAACATAATGTTATTTATTTACGCTGGGCGAGCTTCTTCTTAACTTTACCTATTGTTACCTATGGCGCTTATCCTTTTTACAAAAGCGCATTTTTTTCTTTAAAAGCTCGCCAACTTTCGATGGATGTACCGGTATCGATTGCGATTATTTTGGCCTTTTTAGCAAGCTGCTGGGCAACATTTACGCAACAAGGTGAAGTGTATTTCGAATCGGTATCCATGTTTACCTTTCTCATACTTATTGGTAAGTTTCTTGAATTTAGAGCCCGTAGTCGTGCAGCGGATGTTTCAGCAAATTTATTAAAACTCATGCCGATGACTGCGACTAAAATTGAACAAGGTGTTGAGCGTTTTATTTCAGCAAATCATTTAAAAGCCGACGATATTATTTTGATAAAGCCAGGCGAAACCATTCCTGCTGACAGTGAAATAATCACTGGAACAAGTCAAATAAATGAAGCAATGTTGTCGGGTGAGCAACTGCCACTAAAGAAAACAACGTTAGACAACATATTTGCCGGCACCATAAATGGTGATAGCAATTTAACCGCAAAAGTTAAACACAATAACCAAGAGTCCTTTTTAAGCCAATTAATTCGCCTAAGTGAAAATGCGCAAAGCCATAAACCTAAGTTGGCGAAGTTGTCTGATAAAATTGCCCAATACTTTGTTGCACTTATTCTAATTGTAACCATTATGACTGCAATATATTGGATGCAACATGCCCCTGCTGAAGCCTTTTGGATCACCTTATCTGTTTTGGTGGTTACTTGCCCGTGTGCTTTGTCGTTAGCTACACCTACGGCACTTACCTGTGCAACTACGCGCCTTAATCGTGAAGGCATTATGATTAAGTCCGCACACGTATTGGAAACTATGCCTGAAATCGATGCGATGGCATTTGATAAAACCGGCACCTTAACCACCGGTGAGTTTTCCCTTGTTAAGGTAAAAACTTATGGTGATTTTTCAGCTGAGAATACGTTAGAAGGTCAACAACAAGTACTCGCTATTGCAGCAGCATTAGAAGCACATTCTGCTCACCCGTTGGCAAAAGCGTTTAGCCCGTATCGTGATTTTAACCAAACCACCACTCAGGTTGTGGTTGCCCCCGGCGCTGGTATTTCTGGTGAAGTTAACAACCAACACTATCGCATTGGCAAAAGTTCGTGGTTACTGGACGATAATCAAAATACCGCTTACAGTGCGCAATGTGTATTAATGCAAGGTGAGACATTAGTGGCTGAGTTCTATTTGCATGATGGTTTACGAAATGACGCTAAACCCTTAATAGAGTTTCTTCATCAACAAGACATTGAAACCACCATGTTATCTGGCGATAACCTGCAAGGCTGCAATAAATTACAATCAATACTGCAACTTAAAAGTGTACAAGCGAACTTATCAGCTCAAGACAAAGTAAATGCCATAAAACAGCAACAAGCCACACACACTGTCGCTATGATAGGTGACGGTGTAAACGATAGTCCTGTGCTCGGCGCAGCGCATTTATCGATTGCGATGGGTAGCGGTACTGATATTGCTAAAAACGGTGCCGATGTGATATTACTGAACAACAAGCTTAAAGGCGTGCAAACATTACGACAGGTTTCGGTACGAACGGCACGCATTATAAAGCAAAACTATCTCTGGGCTTTTGGCTATAATGCTATTGTATTACCGTTAGCAGTGACTGGGCATATAGCACCATACATGGCGGTCATTGGTATGTCGGCCAGTTCAATATTAGTGGTAAGTAATTCATTAAGGCTTTTGAAAAAATGA
- a CDS encoding FixH family protein encodes MKTSWYQEPWAWLVFILPFTAVVAGIATFIIANTDPDPLVVGDYYKKGKAINLELGKIKQAQKLGMSFGLKLVDDQLVIRPTGIEKEFPILNVNFYHPTLAQRDFYLALTADGNGNFTHYFEADQNVSGKWRVTISSFENDWKIQTEMTLPQSEFISMKPNPSTAN; translated from the coding sequence ATGAAAACATCTTGGTATCAAGAGCCTTGGGCTTGGCTTGTGTTTATATTGCCTTTTACGGCGGTAGTTGCCGGTATTGCTACTTTCATTATAGCCAATACAGATCCCGACCCACTGGTAGTTGGCGACTACTATAAAAAAGGTAAAGCTATCAACTTGGAATTGGGCAAAATTAAACAAGCACAAAAACTCGGCATGAGTTTTGGTTTGAAGCTTGTTGATGATCAGCTCGTCATTCGACCAACAGGTATCGAAAAAGAATTTCCCATATTGAATGTTAACTTTTATCACCCTACATTAGCGCAGAGAGACTTTTATTTAGCGTTAACGGCTGATGGTAACGGTAACTTTACTCATTACTTTGAAGCGGACCAAAATGTTTCAGGTAAGTGGCGTGTGACCATTAGTTCTTTTGAAAATGACTGGAAGATTCAAACCGAGATGACCCTGCCTCAATCTGAATTTATTAGCATGAAACCGAATCCATCTACAGCAAATTAA
- the ccoP gene encoding cytochrome-c oxidase, cbb3-type subunit III, with product MSSFWTIWVSVLSLGTLIGCYLLLRMCLKNFAGVPEGEATGHVFDGIEELNNPLPKWWSNFFLLTILWGFFYIAVYGLGGWKGFSGWQSSNQGILNLAESKEKSALAKETGMLVQYDREVAAADEKYGPIFDAYAKREIIDLATANDEEATAARKVGQRLFLQNCSQCHGSDARGATGFPNLADQDWLYGGSPEMIKATLMHGRKANGMMAWSAALGGEQGVKEVAAFVLSLSGREVDPKAAAAGKVKFAMCAACHGSEGKGSAEMGIALGAPNLTDNIWLYGGSQRAVESSIANGRAGVMPAWDKILGEQKIHVISAYVYSLSQE from the coding sequence ATGTCTAGTTTCTGGACTATATGGGTATCAGTTCTATCCCTTGGCACATTGATAGGTTGTTACCTATTGCTACGTATGTGTTTAAAGAACTTTGCAGGCGTACCTGAAGGTGAGGCTACAGGTCACGTTTTTGATGGTATAGAAGAATTAAATAATCCATTACCGAAATGGTGGAGTAATTTCTTTTTATTAACCATTCTTTGGGGCTTTTTCTATATTGCGGTTTATGGCTTGGGTGGCTGGAAAGGCTTTTCTGGCTGGCAGAGTTCTAACCAAGGTATTTTAAATTTAGCTGAGTCTAAAGAAAAGTCTGCTTTGGCAAAAGAAACGGGTATGTTAGTACAATATGACCGTGAAGTAGCTGCTGCTGATGAAAAATACGGACCAATTTTTGACGCGTATGCGAAACGTGAAATCATCGATTTAGCCACTGCTAACGATGAAGAAGCAACGGCAGCTCGTAAAGTAGGCCAACGGTTATTTTTACAAAACTGTTCACAATGTCATGGTTCTGATGCTCGTGGCGCGACTGGCTTTCCTAATTTAGCTGACCAAGACTGGTTATATGGTGGCTCACCTGAAATGATAAAAGCCACGCTTATGCATGGTCGTAAAGCTAATGGCATGATGGCTTGGAGCGCAGCTTTAGGCGGCGAGCAAGGCGTTAAAGAAGTGGCGGCATTCGTGTTGAGCTTAAGTGGCCGTGAAGTTGACCCTAAAGCTGCAGCAGCAGGTAAAGTTAAATTTGCTATGTGTGCGGCTTGTCATGGTAGTGAAGGTAAAGGTAGTGCTGAAATGGGCATTGCTTTAGGCGCACCAAACTTGACCGATAACATTTGGCTATATGGTGGTTCTCAGCGTGCTGTAGAATCTTCAATCGCTAATGGTCGTGCTGGTGTTATGCCTGCGTGGGATAAAATCCTAGGTGAACAAAAAATTCATGTGATCAGTGCTTATGTATATAGCTTATCGCAAGAATAA
- a CDS encoding cbb3-type cytochrome oxidase subunit 3 — translation MMDYGTLRGLIALLILALFIVIVVWSYSKKRKSAFDEAANSIFEEKTETEIKHSDKNNKQETNNNV, via the coding sequence ATGATGGATTACGGCACGCTTAGAGGGCTTATTGCCCTATTAATATTGGCATTATTTATTGTTATTGTGGTTTGGTCATATTCAAAAAAACGCAAATCAGCGTTTGATGAAGCGGCAAATTCAATTTTTGAAGAAAAAACTGAAACCGAAATAAAGCACTCTGACAAAAATAACAAACAGGAGACTAATAATAATGTCTAG
- the ccoO gene encoding cytochrome-c oxidase, cbb3-type subunit II — translation MKNKHEKFEKNVGLFAIFTILAISVGGLVEITPLFFQKATNTPVDNLRPYTPLEMEGRDIYIRESCNVCHSQMIRPFRAETERYGHYSVAGEQVWEHPFLWGSKRTGPDLARVGGRYSDDWHRAHLLDPRSVVPESNMPSFKWLAENTLDGELTAKKLSTFNFLTRNRSHKDEQGNAIPLYSETDIAGAKKAVKGKTEMDALIAYLQSLGHALK, via the coding sequence ATGAAAAATAAACATGAAAAGTTTGAAAAAAATGTTGGCTTATTTGCTATTTTTACCATCCTCGCGATAAGCGTAGGTGGTTTAGTAGAAATTACGCCTCTTTTCTTTCAGAAAGCGACGAATACGCCAGTCGATAATTTACGCCCCTATACGCCACTAGAAATGGAAGGACGTGATATTTATATTCGTGAAAGTTGTAATGTTTGTCATAGCCAAATGATCCGTCCTTTTCGTGCGGAAACTGAACGCTATGGCCATTACTCAGTGGCAGGTGAACAAGTTTGGGAACATCCATTTCTATGGGGTTCAAAACGTACAGGTCCTGATTTAGCTCGTGTTGGTGGTCGTTATAGTGACGATTGGCATCGTGCACATTTACTTGACCCACGTTCAGTTGTTCCTGAGTCGAATATGCCTTCATTTAAGTGGTTAGCGGAAAATACGCTTGACGGCGAATTAACCGCTAAAAAGTTATCTACATTTAACTTTTTAACGCGTAATCGTAGCCACAAAGACGAGCAAGGTAATGCTATTCCGCTTTACTCTGAAACTGATATTGCAGGTGCAAAAAAAGCAGTTAAAGGTAAAACAGAAATGGATGCATTAATTGCATATTTACAGTCTCTTGGTCATGCGTTGAAATAA
- the ccoN gene encoding cytochrome-c oxidase, cbb3-type subunit I, whose product MTTTLDHPSYNYNVVRQFTVMTVIWGIVGTLVGVLIAAQLIWPALNFETPWLTYSRLRPLHTNAVIFAFGTSALFATSYYVVQRTCKTALFGGKLAAFTFWGWQAVIVLAVITLPMGYTSSKEYAELEWPIDILIAVVWISYAIVFFGTLINRKTSHIYVANWFFGGFILTVAVLHIGNSMVIPVSMMKSYSIYPGAIDAMMQWWYGHNAVGFLLTAGFLGMMYYFVPKQAERPVYSYRLSIVHFWALISLYIWAGPHHLHYTALPDWAQSVGMVMSIVLFLPSWGGMINGIMTLSGAWHKLRYDPILRFLIVSLSFYGMSTFEGPMMAIKSVNALSHYTDWTIGHVHSGALGWVAMVSIGAMYHLIPVLFNQGRMFSVRLINVHFWLHTSGVVLYIVAMWISGVMQGLMWRAVNTDGTLTYSFVESLTASYPFYFIRFIGGVLIVSGFILMAFNMFKTIYAKDNSLEAIKAA is encoded by the coding sequence ATGACAACAACGCTTGATCATCCGTCCTATAACTACAATGTGGTGCGTCAATTCACCGTAATGACAGTTATTTGGGGGATCGTTGGTACTCTTGTAGGTGTTCTTATTGCGGCGCAATTAATTTGGCCAGCACTAAACTTTGAAACACCTTGGTTAACCTATTCTCGTCTTCGCCCGCTGCATACCAATGCGGTAATTTTTGCTTTCGGTACCAGTGCACTGTTTGCAACATCATACTATGTGGTACAGCGAACCTGTAAAACCGCACTCTTTGGTGGCAAATTAGCAGCCTTTACCTTTTGGGGTTGGCAAGCCGTTATTGTGCTTGCAGTAATCACTTTACCTATGGGTTATACATCGAGTAAAGAATACGCTGAGTTAGAATGGCCAATTGATATTTTAATCGCCGTTGTTTGGATTAGTTACGCCATTGTATTTTTTGGTACCTTGATTAACCGTAAAACATCTCATATTTATGTTGCTAACTGGTTCTTTGGTGGCTTTATTCTCACCGTTGCAGTATTGCATATTGGCAACAGTATGGTGATTCCAGTTTCTATGATGAAGTCTTACTCCATATATCCTGGTGCTATTGATGCCATGATGCAGTGGTGGTATGGACATAATGCCGTAGGCTTTCTATTAACCGCTGGTTTCTTAGGTATGATGTACTATTTCGTACCAAAACAAGCTGAGCGCCCTGTTTACTCTTACCGTTTATCTATTGTTCATTTTTGGGCATTGATTTCATTATACATTTGGGCAGGCCCTCATCATCTACATTACACTGCACTGCCTGATTGGGCACAATCAGTGGGTATGGTTATGTCAATCGTATTGTTCTTACCCTCTTGGGGCGGAATGATTAACGGTATAATGACGCTTTCTGGCGCATGGCATAAGCTGCGTTATGATCCTATTCTTCGCTTCCTAATTGTTTCATTGTCTTTCTACGGTATGTCGACATTTGAAGGCCCGATGATGGCAATCAAGTCGGTAAATGCCCTTTCGCATTATACTGACTGGACTATTGGTCACGTTCACTCTGGTGCACTAGGCTGGGTTGCTATGGTATCCATTGGTGCTATGTACCACCTAATTCCTGTGTTATTTAACCAAGGTCGCATGTTCAGCGTTCGCTTAATCAACGTTCACTTCTGGCTACATACATCTGGTGTTGTTTTATATATTGTTGCAATGTGGATTTCTGGTGTAATGCAAGGGTTAATGTGGCGTGCGGTTAATACTGACGGTACCTTAACTTACAGCTTTGTTGAAAGTTTAACAGCCTCGTATCCTTTCTACTTCATCCGTTTTATTGGTGGTGTATTAATTGTTTCTGGCTTTATTCTAATGGCTTTTAACATGTTCAAAACAATTTATGCTAAAGACAATAGTCTTGAAGCAATTAAAGCAGCTTAA
- a CDS encoding LysE family translocator, which yields MIDFTLLSLFIPTFFIVSITPGMCMTLAMSLGITIGVRKTFWMMYGELLGVATVAVASVLGVATIMTKWPQLFQGFKILGALYLLYVGVNMWRAKGKLATDSNQHLHSIKKRSLFQQGFFTAIANPKGWAFMISLLPPFISQTLPLMPQLSILVAVILMSEFICMTIYATGGKTIGKVLTKRNNVQLLNKISGSLMILVAIWLATI from the coding sequence TTGATTGATTTCACGCTACTTAGTCTTTTTATTCCAACATTCTTTATTGTTAGCATAACACCCGGTATGTGTATGACTTTAGCGATGAGCTTGGGCATCACTATTGGGGTGAGAAAAACATTTTGGATGATGTATGGTGAGTTATTGGGTGTCGCTACCGTAGCAGTAGCGTCGGTGCTCGGCGTGGCAACAATAATGACTAAATGGCCTCAATTGTTTCAAGGCTTTAAGATTCTAGGTGCGTTATATTTATTATATGTTGGTGTTAATATGTGGCGAGCTAAAGGCAAACTTGCTACTGATTCAAATCAACACTTACACTCAATTAAGAAGCGCAGTTTATTCCAACAAGGTTTTTTTACCGCTATAGCCAATCCTAAAGGTTGGGCGTTTATGATTTCGTTGTTACCTCCTTTTATCAGCCAAACATTACCACTGATGCCACAATTGAGTATTTTAGTTGCGGTAATTTTAATGTCAGAATTTATCTGCATGACTATTTATGCCACAGGTGGAAAAACTATCGGCAAAGTATTAACCAAACGTAATAATGTTCAATTGCTCAATAAAATATCAGGAAGCTTAATGATCTTAGTCGCTATATGGTTAGCAACTATTTGA
- a CDS encoding DUF4266 domain-containing protein: MLIHKNYHLTIYAPKYCTNIVKYALLSAAIFLASGCASLGVEPWERDLLAKDEMALTSSPIDSALDDHIYFSKEASSGGKSFGGGGCGCN; this comes from the coding sequence ATGCTAATACATAAAAATTATCATTTAACTATTTATGCCCCGAAATACTGCACTAACATAGTTAAATATGCGTTATTGTCAGCAGCCATATTCCTAGCAAGTGGCTGTGCATCTTTAGGCGTAGAGCCTTGGGAACGAGACTTATTAGCAAAAGACGAAATGGCATTAACATCCTCTCCAATCGATTCAGCCTTAGACGATCACATTTATTTCAGTAAAGAAGCCTCAAGTGGCGGCAAAAGTTTTGGTGGCGGAGGTTGCGGATGCAATTAA
- a CDS encoding DUF3570 domain-containing protein, whose product MQLKKKKPPVNLKAALTIAASALLGTIPKTVVAAENTTKSKKALKDSSWDFESALLFYSESDRVSAAEAILNGQKTFENDEVLNLKLTVDVLTGASANGAAAQPNVQTFTRPSGKGSYQTQVNETPLDDTFKDTRVQFNAQWTQPLAENYTGSAGVHISKEYDYLSLGINGNLAYDFNQKNSTFSVGLSYFQDTFEPEGGIPLAFASMPAAFGSTIDNSDKKADFNASRRTDSDDKSTADIMFGFTQVINRRMIMQFNYSYSKVDGYLNDPFKVLSLVDSTGIAQDYVYENRPDSRLKQSLYAQTKYHFEQNIIDVSYRYMWDDWELDSHTIDSKLRVPLSRQSYIEPHFRFYKQSAAQFYQPFLVELNTLPEFASADYRIGEMRAYTLGIKYGTTLSDGNNLSFRLEYYRQDPTDAGHKALGALSEVDLYESVNAIIAQVTYSF is encoded by the coding sequence ATGCAATTAAAGAAAAAGAAGCCACCGGTCAATCTTAAAGCAGCGTTAACAATTGCAGCATCGGCCTTGTTGGGCACAATACCAAAAACCGTTGTCGCGGCTGAAAATACAACTAAATCTAAAAAAGCACTAAAAGACTCTAGTTGGGATTTTGAAAGTGCACTTTTATTTTATAGTGAAAGTGATCGCGTTTCAGCAGCAGAAGCTATTCTAAATGGTCAAAAAACCTTTGAAAACGACGAAGTATTAAATCTTAAACTTACCGTTGATGTTTTAACGGGAGCATCGGCGAATGGTGCAGCGGCTCAACCTAATGTGCAAACATTTACCCGACCATCAGGTAAGGGGAGTTATCAAACTCAAGTCAATGAAACACCGTTAGATGACACATTTAAAGATACCCGTGTGCAGTTTAATGCTCAATGGACCCAGCCATTAGCCGAAAATTATACCGGTAGCGCCGGCGTTCATATTTCAAAAGAGTATGATTACTTATCTCTCGGCATTAATGGCAACCTGGCGTATGACTTTAATCAGAAGAACTCAACGTTTTCAGTCGGGTTAAGTTACTTTCAAGATACTTTTGAACCAGAAGGTGGAATTCCATTGGCATTTGCATCAATGCCGGCAGCTTTTGGCAGTACTATCGATAATAGTGATAAAAAAGCTGACTTCAATGCTAGCCGTCGCACTGATAGTGACGATAAAAGCACCGCTGATATCATGTTCGGCTTCACACAAGTGATTAACCGCCGAATGATAATGCAGTTTAATTACTCTTACTCGAAGGTTGACGGCTACTTAAACGATCCCTTTAAAGTGTTAAGTTTGGTCGATAGTACCGGTATCGCGCAAGACTACGTTTATGAAAACCGCCCTGACTCGCGTCTTAAACAGAGTTTATACGCACAAACAAAATATCATTTTGAGCAAAACATTATTGACGTGTCGTATCGGTATATGTGGGACGATTGGGAGCTAGACTCCCATACCATTGATTCAAAACTGCGCGTACCTTTATCACGTCAGAGTTATATAGAGCCACATTTCCGTTTTTATAAACAAAGTGCGGCCCAGTTTTATCAACCGTTTTTAGTTGAGTTAAATACCCTACCTGAGTTTGCCAGTGCTGATTACCGTATAGGTGAGATGAGAGCTTACACGCTTGGGATAAAATATGGTACGACACTCAGCGACGGTAATAACTTATCATTTCGGTTGGAATATTATCGACAAGACCCTACAGATGCTGGTCATAAAGCACTTGGTGCGCTATCCGAAGTTGATCTATATGAAAGCGTTAATGCGATTATTGCTCAAGTCACTTATTCGTTTTAG
- a CDS encoding FAD:protein FMN transferase → MQSERNVELTVTDDGHCIHFQAMASPCEVLIANSDGKLALTLGELVAKEVWRIEDKYSRYKPTSVCSVINESRGKAIAIDQETYLLLNFADTCYQLSEGVFDITSGVLRQVWQFDGSDNIPSVDAVKKVIANMGWHKVSFDEQQIVMPENMEIDFGGIGKEYAVDRAMIIANEFTDLPVLVNLGGDLAANKPRKDNVPWQVGIEHPGFIERKPMVVSLLQGALATSGDAKRFLLKDHVRYSHILNAKTGWPIEMAPRSITVVAPQCIQAGILATLALMQGEQAESFLTEQEIKFWAIR, encoded by the coding sequence ATGCAGTCTGAACGTAATGTTGAATTAACAGTAACTGATGACGGCCATTGTATACATTTTCAGGCCATGGCCAGCCCTTGTGAAGTGTTGATAGCAAATAGCGATGGTAAACTCGCTTTAACGTTAGGGGAACTTGTTGCCAAAGAAGTTTGGCGTATAGAAGATAAATACTCTCGTTATAAACCGACAAGTGTTTGTTCAGTAATCAACGAAAGTCGTGGCAAGGCCATAGCTATCGATCAAGAAACCTACCTGTTATTAAATTTTGCAGATACATGTTATCAACTCAGCGAAGGGGTGTTCGATATTACCTCAGGCGTGTTGAGGCAAGTTTGGCAATTTGATGGCAGTGACAATATCCCTTCCGTTGATGCCGTTAAAAAAGTAATAGCCAATATGGGCTGGCATAAAGTTAGCTTCGATGAGCAGCAAATAGTGATGCCAGAAAACATGGAAATAGACTTTGGCGGTATTGGCAAAGAATACGCGGTTGATAGGGCGATGATTATTGCTAATGAATTTACCGATTTACCGGTATTAGTCAATTTAGGTGGCGACTTAGCGGCAAATAAACCCCGTAAAGACAATGTGCCTTGGCAAGTGGGCATTGAGCATCCAGGTTTCATAGAACGCAAACCTATGGTGGTCAGTTTATTACAAGGCGCACTGGCCACTAGTGGTGACGCCAAGCGCTTCTTGCTAAAAGATCATGTGCGCTATAGCCATATTTTAAATGCTAAAACTGGTTGGCCTATCGAAATGGCTCCTCGTTCAATTACCGTTGTAGCACCGCAATGTATTCAAGCGGGCATATTAGCGACATTAGCGTTAATGCAAGGTGAACAAGCTGAAAGCTTTTTGACTGAACAAGAAATAAAGTTTTGGGCTATACGCTAG